TGCATCCGTTCACCTTGACTACCCTTGGTCTTAGCCCATAGCGGGCCACATTCAGAGCAAAAGACCATATTTAAGCTTCCTGACCTTTCCATACAGTACTTTTTCCTAAAAGTGGTACATATTAGACAAGATTAATTTTAAGCTTcattatattttcttaatttatttctaCTAACAGAAATCACCAAAGTTATCACTGCCGGCCCTGGtgctaaaaaacaaatatttaaaataatattttgaatatgaatgTAACTGTTTGCACAGAAGCAGCCTCTCCATGCACTAGCCAtatacattacattcattttgCAGATccgttaatccaattcagggctaCATGGGGCAGAAACCCATCCTGGAATCATCAAGAGCACTGCAGGAACCGACACACCATCAGTCCATTACAGGATACACTCTGGGTCACACTCGCCCTCACTCGTACAGGCCTCATTATGTGTTGCCAGATTGGTATGGAGAGTAAAGCTAGAGGACCTGAAGAAAATCAGTTGAAGACAATgcagaacatggaaactccaacCCAGACAGTGTCGGGGTCCATCAATTGCTGTGGCTAAAATAGTAATGAAAAATCAGTCAGCATTTATAAAGTGCATTAGCAAGGTGTTCCCTATGCCAAGGCACTATCTACATGATGAGAGATTTCACATTGTGGCAGCTCTGGATCACTTTCTACATTAGAGTTCATGCATTTGGACAGTGAGAAGAAATGAGCAGCCATCAATATTGGGAGAAAACATATCTGCAAAaggagatctatctatctatctatctatctatctatctatctatctatctatctatctatctatctatctatctatctatctatctatctatctgagccACATTTATACTTGCTAAGCATATTGAACAGGCTCAGTTCTTTTTTCGAAAGTTTACTCCAGAAGCAAAAAAGACAGAAACCCGCCTTGTGACGGGAAATGAACAAGTTAGTCAGCATATATTAGCTGAGAACAAGGACTGCGGCAGAATGGGTCAGCAATCAACACCTCTAACAGAACGTTTCAGCATCTTGCCGCCAGAGGGCAATAGAGATGGCGATTTCGTGCCGCACCCGCTCGCCTGTGTTTTAAGTCACACTCGACGGGCAGTGTCACGGGTTGTGTAAGGGTGCGATAAGCATGTCACAAGGTCCATTTACAGGACAGAACGAGACGCTCTGGCTTCTCGTGACATGACCGTACTGACAGATTGAGGACATGGTACGACTAGGCGTTATACAGTGCAAGATACACTTGTGATCAAAATACATAACacaatcatagatagatagatagatagatagatagatagatagatagatagatagatagataatttacaCTCTCATTTAATTGGGGGTGAGAGAGTTACCCggtgtttatttttaacttgcactgatttctttctctctatctctctctctctctctccctctctctctctttctctcacgcAGGTTGTTCCGGAAGACTCGAACTGAGTCAAACGCGACGAAAAAAGGGAATTTCTCgttcaggaacaaaaaaaaaatcccccacGTGGGATGAGTTGCGATTACGTTCTAGTTTCTTCCAATCCAATCAAATTAAACAACGGGGGAGGATGGCTCGCAGACAGTAGCCAATGATCTTGCAGCGGAGGCTGTAGGTTACGCCCCATTCTATGAGGCTTTATAATACCTACGCGCTGTTATCTCCTCATTAAAAGTGTCTGTACGTCGTGACGAGCTTTGTGGATTTACTAACTTTTGCAAGAGAACAGATCGGCTTGGGTTTTGTACCGCACAAGGATAAGCCTGCGCTCATTTTTTCTGTGGATCTTGCATCTCCGTTTCCGCAACCGCTGTGGATTATAACTCGTACAACATGACTTTGGAGGAGACGGTGTGTAGCAGCAGCACCGAGAAGAAGTGAGTTGAATATTTTATACTTTTCGTCAGTGTCTGTGTGCAGCATCGTGTGTCTGTTACTGTTCTTATGCATCTTTATGAGCGCGTGTCTTCGCTTAGACTTTGAAAGTCTGACATGAGTGGGTACCTGACATTGCGTGTTTATGTCGGTGTATGCGCCGGCTCATCCGATATATGCACGccggtgtatgtgtgtgtgacagtTTCGGCATGTCAGATAACGTGTAGTACGCATATATGATAGTTGCTGGCGCGACAGTGGCTCACTTGATTACTCGTTTTGTCGCCCTGTAGGATGGAGAGCGTGAAACAGGCTCTGGAGGAACTGCTGGTGGCGGCTCAGAGGCAGAGCTGTCTGACCGCGGGAGTCTTCGAATCTGCCAAACTCATGAATGTGTAAGTACGCGTGTCCACGCAATTGCTTTCATTAGCACATTAATCTTGTACTCTTTGGTTTCTGTCTGCCGCACGCATCCATTCATGCACTCTGCTTAAACTATGCGGATATAGCGCTTTGCATGAGTACCATGGCACAACTTTGCAAACTGCTATAGCTCTGCTGGTTTTCTTATGCCTGCTACACCTTTAGTAATGCCTAGAAGTCTTGTTACCCATCCCCGTGCACTCGCGACTAACGCTTCTCTCCTTTCATACAGTGACTCGGACAGCATAGTCCTCTGCATCCTAGCAACTGACGAGGAGGACGAGGATGACATCGCCTTACAGATCCACTTCACCCTGATCCAGGCCTTCTGTTGTGACAACGGTATCAACATTGTACGTGTGTCCGGCATGCAGAGGTTGGCCGAGGTGCTGGGCGAAGCTGGCGTGGAAAACAACGCGAATGAAGCTCGGGACTTGCATTGCCTGCTGGTCACGGTGAGTGTGGGATGGTGTATGTATCTGACAGATGGTGGAGTGAAATGTGTGTACAAGGGACCTGTTAATGAACAATAGAATTGGGCAAGGTTGGGCTTGAAGTCATTGCCAGTTACTGGATGTTACTGGAAAAACATGAAGAAGGAGACCGGAAAGATTTTGCAAACCTCACGCCCCTGGGGTTTCTGTTGTTTTACATGTATTGTTGAGAAAGCTTTGCTTAAAGGGGCGTGGGGCTGGTGGTTGGGGGTGTTGTGGAGGCATCGAGTGGTTCTTCTGGCTTTAATTTTGCACAATGTGCGTCTTGAGAGTTTGTACTGTAAGCAGAAACTCCCTCCCACGTGCCTAGGCGCTGCTTTTACGCACGCTGTAAGGGGGCGAGGCACTCGCTTCACACCCACGACATCATTAACCCGttgtcttctcttttttttctactTAGAATCCGCACACGAACGCTTGGAAAAACTCCGCCTTAGAAAAAGTGGGAAGCTACTGCGAAGAAAGCCGCAGCCGGAACCTGTGGGTGCCTTGTGTCTCACTTCAGGAGCGCTGAACGCCACCAAATCTCCCTTCTGCGCCCAGAAATGCTTGTGGAAGGGGAGTTGGTTAGCGATGCATGTTGAAATCGgaggaagaaaaaagaggagCTGGGAAAGCATTTGCACAAAAGAACAGAGGAGGTTTTGCTTCTTTGGTTGTGCAACATGAACACAGCGGCCGGACGTcctggcagagagagagagagacggagagagGAACCAGGATAAAGCTCTCGAGGTGCGGAGAGGAGGGCCTGTTCTCCACCCTCCCTCCCAAAACATCATCTTCATCACCATGCGTGCACAGAGGCAGGATAGACTGGCAAGGGCCAGCTGTGGCTGTGGGGCCCAGCGGAATATTATTACACATAACTGGGAATGTGtcagtttaagttttttttttaactgcggACTCGTATGGGACGTCCCGTCAACAATAATCCCCGGGTCACGCATGAACCTGACAGAAAGCTGCAAGAGCCGGAGGAGCACTTGATTACacgtcattgtttttttttttaaaagttgtgtAACATGTCTTATATGTATCCAATAAAGTGCTATTGTATGGATTCTGTGGTCTTtgatttttaattcatatttaatgctGTGTATCTGAAGTGGAAGCTATAGTATAAAAAGCATGGGCTAATGTTAATATATTTGGTTTTGTGTCCACTTGTCTgcagtgaatgagagagagagagtggcgCCCAATCTATTTTAAAAGTAGGGGAGTGGGGGTGTAACGTCTTACTGCTAATTGAGAATAAAGGCTTACACACAACGCTAGACCATGGGGGGGTGGGGTCTGGCGACTGGAAGTTCGGCGCCTCTGGATCTGTTTCGGTAGCCCCCACCCGCAGCCCGCACTGCCTTTAACGACTTGGAAAATTGGTAAGGGAGACCACATCTCATACTGTCGTCCCCttgtaaggggaaaaaaatacGTGTTCTGTTTCTCAGCGCAGCGGCTGAGTTGGCAGTTTTGCAGAGGTGGGTACTGGCAGTTCTGGGAGTGTCCTGCTCTCAAATGCCAGCAGCTGCACAGGGGAGTCCTCCAGTACAGTTGTTCTTGAGtggcattatttttcattttctacagttttacaaaaatatgtgTTTTTCTATGTTATGCATTCCCAGTAAATCACCTAAAAGAAGAAGTGGCACGAAGACACGCGAGCTAACTCAATTAACACCTGCAGGGGGCGGGGCGTAGGGTAGGCGGTGACATCGCGGTGCTTTAGCACGTCTATTCCTGCAAATGACTATTTCAACAGGGAGTAAATGAGATGATTTCTTCATCACTACTGAAAAGACAACAGGAGGTGGATAATGCATCATCACGGAAGTGGGTTACCTACTACCGCCTTCATTATTGAGCACATTTTGTGTATTCGCCAATGCATGCAAGTAAACTCACATTTCAAGGTGAAAGCGAGAAAGAACTGGTTACGAACAGGAATGTTGCGGTTGAGAGAAATCACAGAAATCTTGAGGACAACATCGGGACAAAGGGCTCAGCAGAAGGCACGTTACAAGGGCACCTCACTGTCCAGCTAGGGATTGACATGAAAGACAGATCGAAAAATGGAGCCTTCCCTGAGTTCTTGTATGCTTTAAGAATCCTTTTAAAACCAGGAACCTGTGGGCATTTGACAAATCCATTGCCACTGTATGATAGTTGTTTATGGAGGCTGTTGCAGATCTAAGTAaacaaaggttctttctggatccttcatgtggatggttcttttggcaACCAAAAATGATTACCAATTACAAGGTTGTTGAATGCAGATCCTAGAGGGCCAcaatgactgcaggttttctttccagccACTTTTTCCATTAGTAGTAAACCGCTTATGCTAAGTGATCATACTGTGTTGCCTTGATTCTTGAATGACTtacacttacatttatttatttagctgatgcctttatccaaagtgacgtACAGCCACATTTGAGACCCAaaaggttacatttctttttccagttgaagtgacttgcttgtggtcacacagtgtcaggatttgaacccacaacctcagtctAAAGCTTTTACTAGTGTGCCACACTGCCTGacttgcattttatttgtttcattttttccatttatccAGCAACAGATGACCAAGCTAACTTGGATCCCATTTGCACCTGTGTCTTTCATACAATATCTTTATCAATATtcatatttcaaaagaaaaacaaagatactCGTCTGCATTTGAAGAAGCCATGTAAGaatgacaacaataataataatacattttatttatatagcactttcctatgctcaaggcactagaattaaataatgagtttcaTTAAAAGCTAAATAGGAGACTGGTTGGAGTTAaaatggtggtcctccagggGTCTCATTTGAAAAACTTTGCATGGttttgagcatgaaaatatgcataaCTCCCCAAAACAGTTAAATGCATACTCcaaaaaaagatttataaaacctggtgtacacacatttatatgcaatttacctttataaatcacaatcatcttgtgaATGTGCGCACATGAACTATCCTTGAACCTTGCCCAGTTGCCACCCTGAAACTGAAACAGCCATAAATGAGCtacatgctaatcaacctcatacatatgcaaacacgttgctgcagaacttcattggctgataGAGCAGACTCCCAGCTCATGCATCAAGTTGCTCtgcatgcatggcattatagcgcCTCTCCTCTGTGCTCTGGGGGTCAGGGAAAGGCATAAGGTGCCAGTGTCTGAGTTGGCAGTCGTTACCACTTGGCACATGTATTAACCTGATTGCTGATGCAATGAACAGTACAGGCCATTAGAAACACAgctagttaccttaccaacaagtcaGCCACCACGTACAGTATTGTCACATCTGTCAAAGTGATTTTGCCTCAAAATAATTGAATCACTTTGTCATAGTCAAGGAGGAGGAGGATCACCTATGGCTAATGACCACTTATTATTGTGCATTTTCACATTAAAATGATAACATTCTTTTTTATACTGTACAGGTATTCACGTGAACTATTCAAGGTGCAAAACAAGAACCGTTGGCACACAAATGAGTAGACCTGAACAGGGCTGTTTATCTGAAAGAACCTCCTCAATGGAATCGCCTGTGCTGCTTCTGGTGTGGCGCCTAAGAAAGACAACACAAACCGAGCACAAACAGAACTCTGGCATACTTGCAGTGCTCCTCAGACTCTGTCCACACCACTACAGTTTGATTTAAAAATGCTGACATTAGCCTCCGCTTTCACCTTTTGTCTGTGCCACTCCAGTGTTTTCGATCTCTGAATAACACTCTCCAGAGCCCTAAACATCTGAAAATGCAACTACAGCTGTGTGGGGTGGATGGGTGAGAACACAGTTTTCTGATCACACTCTGATTTGTTCAAATCAAGTCAGGTGGCTTTATTGCCGTGCCATCCATACACCGTGTTGCAGCATACAGTGATGTGAGATTGCATTCTGCAGAAGCGCCATGCGACATATGAATAAAtgcaggacaagtgcaagacaaatAAAGAACAATACTATACTAAAAATAGATAAATCAGTTAGCAATAAATAATAGATAACTGAATAGATAGTAAAAAGTTGAAACAGatagtaataaaataacaactaataataaaaacaacagtagtaacagTTGTAACagatgtactgcatataaataatctgctaggagcagatctgagggcagcggggcagcacagagttcagggTCTGGAtagccaaggggtagaagctgctgcagaactggtttggatgctCTGGTACCTTCAGTCAggtggaagtgggacaaagagaccagGGGAGGGGTGGGGCTGGTCCTTCACGATGCTGTGGGCTTTGCAGATGCATCACTGTAttaagatgtctttaatggagggctGTCATAGGACCTAatggtcagagacactgcagctcccaaaccagacagtgatgcagctggtcagaatgctCTCAATGGTGCCCATGTAGAATGTGGTGGGAATGGAGGGTGTAAGGCATGCCTTTTTTTAGCTGCCAAAGGAAGTGGAGATGCTGCTGCACCTTCATGGTTATTTAGGTGATGAGAAATGACCCAGTAAGGTCAGCTGGCAGGTGCGTACCATGGAATTTGGTGTTCTTGGCCAATTCTTTGCACTGTAGAACCCCTAATGTGCAGTGGGGTTTGGACAGCATGGGCCTTCCTGAAGTCAAGaatcagctcttttgtcttgtccaTATTAACAGATGGATTGTTGCATCAACTGTCattatctccattctgtaagctgaTGAGACCCCGTTGTGTCATCCGCACACTTAATGACGGTGTTTGTGCTTATGATGTAGCCCTTCCCTGACTGGATCCTGCTTATtacatctcattccctgattggtcacccttcatggaaaaaaaaacatattaaggcATAGAAGAGATACTTTCTATGGTGCTCGTTgtgtctaaattgtgttttgcacaGTTTAAATGCTGAATACCTGCACAAAAGGCAAATAGTTTACCAATagctacagttttgtgataaatcctaTGGCCAGCGGTGTAACCATCCCTTCAGGGTTCGCTGGATTTGTGTAAATCTTCGAAGCTGTAGGCTGATGACAGTATCATATGAGTTTTTGGTTATTTTACCGTGGCCGGAAATGCTTTTGTAAAAGATGTGAAGATGCTAACGTAAGCagagatttcttttgttttaaaacaccatttttaaaagaaaatgtagcaGTGTGGATGTAGCATGAGTCTCTTTCTAAAATGGCAGGCTAATTCTCGGACTGCCACTTCATGAGCTACCATGCTGGCTCCTTTTTGTTGGTTTCTGCCTCTCACCTGCTGTCTTCTGTCAGATCATGGCAGCATGCCTGTTTACCTGGAATGAAAGTCTGCATTACAGGACATTCAAACCTTCCTGGTTTATGTTTCACAGACCAAGATTCTagctcagtgtttcccaacctcggtcctgggggcacactgtggctgcaggtttttgtttcaaacatcttctgtttttcattggactcctgggttaattaagtgaactgttatttcccaagttctgtgttttgggaacaatacagaaattagaaaactaagcttggtaaaaaataaataaataaaatgtgccaagcagttatatgggaactagccatgtgcgcccaactacattgcacatgttaaagttgtctgtgaagggctccctgtttaaacgcggctgccagtcatgaactgggcccttcgtcgcacagcattatgattttttataagggaaacaaaattacaaaagaaaatccttggatattgattcgatagaaacggcctactcagaatcactgtccgaattgtaattatgtggtggtgtgggagcatttctgcttctgtccgttcacagtccgtctcgttttcacgacgctatcgtttcctctcatgatgtcttctcaacctttctccaatctcgcaggttgctttgtgtcAATCCAATGAGttaggcaatatacacggagcaatggttataaaagggggacacataggtatccaggctctttaaagcataaacagggatcacttcactgagaTGTGAGCAAGCTATGGTACAACTGTGTGACGCGCAgtactcgccggctacaacgtaaaaataataatttccggaacgtgctgttacgttgtcattcattttaccactgtctttctttcattcatatgttacgtttgcacgtaccttttatcttcgccaatctcattctctaaccaggcctcaggagctaaccagcgtaacactttccaccacccctttcgttattccggcacattgttgacatccgtgagtaacaacaacgtactaaactggaaggtggtctacgcatgcgtggaattcgcggacaaagatcaagatctaaatgaagatctctttagttaatttaaagcacaacaatttgtttagtttgaatgtctgtgttttgaggtgtgactggcgtactacaatCTTCAGTAGTAtcagcctggaggagattcttaatacaatgcctatgttttagctgtctctctactgccatctagtgcttcttcttctaattcattcgcggacaaacaaagatcaagatccaaatgaagattatatatagagataatgtatttttttctttttaacagtattttcatcttgattttcattctacttttctaggtgttctaattgtttaattaatccattatttactaattagtgggtctgatgctaaagtagttgcagcctttgataattcagtgttatttgcctgggtgtctgctctgctcgtttttaattgtcattaataagatacaacgaagcacagagaaagggcaaaatataatgaaatcaacaaaagagagttaagcatttaaatttatagcaaaagcagaaatgtttctagatgtcttataaatgtaaaattcatgCTGCTCTGtttcagaataaaagaaaataaaataccagctaattaaatgagatcagtgctataaggtgttgtcacagggggtccccaggaccgaggttgggaaacactgttctagCTGACGATACATAATAAATCCTTGAAGTTGGATTAAAGGGGTTTGGTCTTGAGGTGGACATCAAggcggattaaaaaaaaaagtaggagtTAGGTTGGATGGAAGAGAAGGAtcacaagttttaaaaaaatgtcaaaagagtGAAACAGGGGGAGCAATCACTACACCCATCCAGGATCAGAGAGCGGTGTTATTGACTGCAAGAAAGACAGACCTGGTAGTCCGTGGTCAATGTCTTAGAGTCGTTTCAGGTGGCTTCATCAGTAAGAAAGTTCTTTTCAGATAGACGACTAGGTCAACCCATGGACCACCTGACGTATGCTCATGGAccacactttgagaaccactgtcttaaAAGGAAGCATGTAATCAGTGAAGATGTTCAGATATTACGTGTCATTCCAAACTTTGTTGTATTTGCGTTAAAGTATCGGATATGTGCTACACAGACATACCCCCACAGCATTCCGATGCCGTTACATCCTGCTTTTTTGACACACAGCATGACAGCTCCAAGGAATCAAGGGGATTTCGCATCATTCTGGTCCTGACCTCTTTGTTAACTGGAATTCATTGAAGCAGACCAtggtcagtgtttgtgtttcttAGCCCAATGCATCCTCAACCTCTTGTTATTCCATCAAAGGAGCGGAACTCGGTTGGATCATCAGCTGTCATGCTGCATTTGTGACAAGATATGATGAGCTGTGCTGATAATCCTCTTTTGGCTCCTGTTTCATACTGAGCTGTGAGTTGTCCGCCTGTAGCTCTCTGCACAAGTCTTGTACCCTTTCATTAATTGTTTGTTTCTGTCCACAGGACTTCTGCAgggtggaattttttttttttttcgggtgGTGAGCCATTGTTGATACACCCATTCCACTGTCTAGctgaaaacaaagttcttgttCCCTGTAAAATGATACTGGGGTGACTGGCACCCACTGCCATGCCCTGTTCAAACCGACCTAAATCTTTGGGCATTCCTGTTCCCTCCCTGAATTCCACACACTGAATGGGGAGGACGTGTCAGAATAAGAATAAGTTTAAGGATAAGAATAAGATCAATTTACCTCACAAAGTAGTATATACCCAAAAAGCAGCCACTTGGTACACAGAGCTCAGTTAATTACATTTCAGGTTGCTTGATAAGGCAAACAACTATGGCCTTGTGGGTGAAGTTTTGGACTGTTGTGCAGAAGGCTGCCCAGTTCAATCCCCTGAACTAACCTGAAGCAAGTCACTTAACTCGCAAGTGCTGCAACTGTACAAATAAAAGAATTTTCGGAAGCTGGAATCCATCAGGGTGGCATTTGCtgcaaggcagggcaccagtccaccttAGGGCACAATCactcgtattattattatttggtgaCTTAGAACATTAGGGACACAATccgttacttttttttttttgtttgtttttccagttaGATCTCAGGGAGGTGAAGGGACCTACTCATGGTAacacagtgtcaatagcaggatttgaatTCACAGCCttagggtctgaagtccaaagtccTGTACGCCACACTGCCTAATGCCACACTCATGGAGGAGGATTTAGAGCCTACAGttaacctcacctgcatgtctttgaagatGAGGGAGGAAGAGCTTAATACAACCTaaatggacatggggagaacacacaaactcctcATGAACAAGACTGGGCATGGGAGTCAAACTTTTGATATTGGATAACCCACAAATGTCAGACTAAAGTGGAGGGTTTTTTAGTCACTTATGAAAGCACTAGCACCACTAGAATTGCTTCACACTGAGAGAAGAAGGAAATGATTTGTTTAATTGCATGTACTTCTCTTTGCTGTTTTGTAGACTGAGTCAGTAGCAGAGCAAATTGATTTATTAGGCAATATAGGCGGTTACCTGATGGGAGGTGTTTATGAAAATTGAGGGGTGTGCACATCGGAGAGGGCCCCGCCTCCTTTATCTCCATCCATGTTATGAATACTGAGGGGTGtcgtttatgaaagttaaggggtgtGTGCTCTGGATAGTGCCCCACCTCCATCCACATAATGGACACCAAAGGGTGGCATTTATGAAAAATTAAGGGGTGTGTGCTCCGGCCATTGGCCTGCCTTCATCCACATTATGAACACCAAGGGGTGTTGTTTGTGAAAGTTAATGGGCATGTGCTGTGGACACTGGCCTGCCTAAATCCACGCTATGGACACTGAGGGtcattacttaaaaaagttaagtggCGTGTGTTCCAGACAATGTCCCACCTCCATCAATGT
This window of the Polypterus senegalus isolate Bchr_013 unplaced genomic scaffold, ASM1683550v1 scaffold_5374, whole genome shotgun sequence genome carries:
- the gadd45bb gene encoding growth arrest and DNA-damage-inducible, beta b, which produces MTLEETVCSSSTEKKMESVKQALEELLVAAQRQSCLTAGVFESAKLMNVDSDSIVLCILATDEEDEDDIALQIHFTLIQAFCCDNGINIVRVSGMQRLAEVLGEAGVENNANEARDLHCLLVTNPHTNAWKNSALEKVGSYCEESRSRNLWVPCVSLQER